In one window of Paraflavitalea soli DNA:
- a CDS encoding alpha/beta fold hydrolase has product MKNSFKTGDLLTSVLLIAMLFVAFSSNAQQMKPFSSGYVPANGTKVYYEVYGEGRPIVLLHGAFMTINTNWGELIPELSKNRKVIALELQGHGHTPFSDRKLSHATLASDVEKVMEYLKVDSADVVGFSFGGSVAYQVAIQFPKRVKKLVIISSTYKSTGWLPAVNNAFKQMKPALFEGSPMQAAYEAVAPDKTKWTKFLEQMIALAGTPFDFGDANISKIAAPVLIIAGDNDGLDKIELAKTYQLLGGNVSVEMGAVSKSQLAMVPAQGHVSLMMQTTTILTYLNSFLQ; this is encoded by the coding sequence ATGAAAAATTCATTCAAAACAGGTGATTTGCTTACATCGGTGTTGCTAATAGCCATGCTGTTTGTAGCATTCTCATCAAACGCACAACAGATGAAACCTTTCAGCAGCGGTTACGTGCCTGCCAATGGCACCAAGGTTTATTACGAAGTATATGGGGAGGGCAGGCCCATCGTTTTACTGCACGGTGCTTTTATGACCATTAATACGAACTGGGGGGAATTGATCCCTGAGCTGTCAAAAAACAGAAAAGTAATTGCCCTTGAATTGCAAGGCCATGGACATACCCCTTTTTCAGATAGAAAATTATCGCATGCTACCCTGGCCAGTGATGTAGAAAAAGTAATGGAGTACCTGAAAGTTGACAGTGCCGATGTAGTAGGATTCAGTTTTGGCGGCTCTGTGGCGTACCAGGTTGCTATACAATTCCCTAAGCGGGTAAAGAAATTAGTGATCATTTCTTCCACTTATAAAAGTACTGGCTGGCTGCCTGCCGTCAACAATGCGTTTAAACAAATGAAGCCTGCACTTTTTGAAGGTAGTCCTATGCAGGCGGCCTACGAAGCAGTGGCGCCTGATAAAACAAAATGGACAAAGTTTCTGGAGCAGATGATTGCTTTAGCCGGAACGCCATTCGACTTCGGTGATGCCAATATATCAAAAATTGCGGCGCCCGTATTGATCATAGCGGGGGACAATGACGGGCTGGACAAAATAGAGCTCGCCAAAACCTATCAATTGCTGGGAGGGAATGTTTCTGTAGAAATGGGAGCCGTGTCGAAATCGCAGCTCGCCATGGTGCCTGCACAAGGGCATGTCAGCCTGATGATGCAGACCACAACGATCCTGACTTATTTGAACAGCTTTCTACAGTAA
- a CDS encoding sterol desaturase family protein has translation MRTPAQRLKIGEGKISGYSSIFLGLLSLTGVICFKYPEWLTTPQFREVYTGESMKIVLTATIIASFLFALVSFVLSKQKKWAMTGLLLCTLAIVFGGLQVQGRTVEKNNWHLGVDWLLLDLLLMAVIFVPIEMVFPKNRQQSKFHEEWRTDLLYFVISHLFIQFFGVITQQPAKLFFGWIGLSAVQHWVQQLPYVIELFFAFLITDLFQYAAHRFFHSHTYLWRFHSVHHSTKNMDWLAGSRTHFVDIFVTRSMTFIPLYVFGFSEITFNTYIIFMAIHAVLIHANTRINFGFLKYIFATPQYHHWHHCEDPRYYGKNFATIFPFIDKLFGTYYLPGNTWPEGTGLRETHFPKGYMKQLVYPFTKSPFDENLDMENETKR, from the coding sequence ATGCGTACACCTGCTCAACGGCTTAAAATTGGCGAAGGGAAGATAAGCGGCTATTCGTCGATATTCCTGGGTTTACTGTCCCTGACCGGCGTTATTTGTTTTAAATACCCGGAATGGCTCACCACACCCCAATTCAGGGAAGTATACACAGGGGAGTCTATGAAGATAGTGTTGACGGCCACCATCATCGCCTCTTTTCTGTTTGCGCTCGTCAGTTTTGTACTGAGCAAACAAAAGAAATGGGCCATGACGGGGTTGCTGCTCTGTACCCTGGCTATTGTTTTTGGCGGTTTACAGGTACAGGGCCGGACAGTAGAGAAGAACAACTGGCACCTGGGCGTTGACTGGTTATTGCTCGACCTGCTGCTGATGGCGGTGATCTTTGTGCCCATAGAAATGGTGTTTCCTAAAAACCGGCAACAAAGCAAGTTTCACGAAGAATGGAGGACGGATCTGTTGTATTTTGTGATCAGCCATTTGTTCATCCAGTTCTTTGGCGTTATTACCCAGCAGCCGGCCAAATTATTCTTTGGATGGATCGGACTCTCAGCGGTGCAGCATTGGGTGCAGCAACTGCCTTATGTGATCGAACTTTTCTTCGCCTTCCTGATCACCGACCTTTTTCAATATGCCGCCCATCGCTTTTTCCATTCCCATACCTACCTGTGGCGTTTCCATTCGGTGCATCATTCCACGAAGAATATGGATTGGCTGGCCGGATCAAGGACGCATTTTGTAGATATCTTCGTCACCCGGTCCATGACCTTTATTCCCCTGTATGTGTTTGGATTTTCGGAGATCACGTTCAATACCTATATCATCTTCATGGCCATCCATGCGGTGCTCATACATGCCAATACGCGGATCAACTTTGGTTTCCTCAAATACATTTTTGCCACACCGCAGTACCACCACTGGCACCATTGCGAAGATCCCCGGTACTATGGAAAGAACTTTGCCACCATCTTCCCGTTTATCGATAAGTTATTCGGCACCTACTACCTGCCCGGCAATACCTGGCCGGAGGGAACAGGTCTGCGGGAGACGCATTTCCCTAAAGGATACATGAAGCAACTGGTGTATCCTTTTACGAAAAGCCCTTTTGATGAAAACCTGGATATGGAGAATGAGACCAAGCGGTAA